A portion of the Ascaphus truei isolate aAscTru1 chromosome 14, aAscTru1.hap1, whole genome shotgun sequence genome contains these proteins:
- the LOC142466238 gene encoding putative G-protein coupled receptor 148, whose protein sequence is MNASLLLQRESYSNRSMNLDKSSQYMLREWIIHPSYWEMKMFLIPPIVGFVAAIFVIPSILFAIFTNFSIRQETRFLLLGNALVCDLIYLLFYTLTAICNVMNMKLPKHLCVLLLFLLAITYCGGVLTAAAMVVDTYLAILWPLHYVSLLPPSRTKKLIALLWFSSCFFPAIVFLALYFTQIPGPCPLELCSLPVILVMTLHGDDTIKLCYILFVTIFLLCFSLILCCYAVLCYKTRETGIWKSVSSRANITFVMHHTILFFYFSPLLLLLAESLLYINNVIGLRTGLWVTMTICNVLIVLPKAASPCFYGLRYREIYHSLKLFFRLKKHSLVAPVMSN, encoded by the coding sequence ATGAATGCCTCACTGCTGTTACAAAGAGAAAGTTACTCCAATCGCTCTATGAATTTGGATAAATCGTCTCAGTACATGCTTCGGGAATGGATTATCCACCCCTCCTATTGGGAAATGAAAATGTTTCTGATTCCTCCTATTGTCGGTTTTGTTGCAGCAATTTTCGTTATACCTTCTATTTTGTTTGCAATTTTTACTAACTTCAGCATACGTCAAGAGACGAGATTCTTACTCCTGGGAAATGCTCTAGTTTGTGATTTAATATATTTGCTATTCTACACCCTGACTGCCATTTGTAATGTGATGAACATGAAGCTTCCCAAACACTTGTGTGTGCTGCTTCTTTTTTTGCTCGCCATTACCTACTGTGGAGGAGTTCTCACCGCAGCTGCAATGGTTGTGGACACATATTTGGCAATTCTGTGGCCTCTGCACTATGTGTCATTGTTGCCTCCTTCAAGAACTAAGAAGCTAATAGCGTTACTTTGGTTCTCATCTTGCTTCTTCCCAGCAATAGTGTTTTTAGCCTTGTACTTCACTCAAATACCAGGACCATGTCCACTTGAGTTATGTTCTCTACCTGTAATTCTTGTAATGACTTTACACGGAGATGATACAATCAAGTTGTGTTACATTCTATTTGTTACTATTTTTCTGCTGTGCTTTTCATTGATACTTTGCTGTTATGCAGTTCTGTGTTATAAAACAAGAGAAACTGGAATATGGAAAAGTGTTTCCTCCAGAGCTAATATCACATTTGTGATGCATCATACCATATTATTCTTTTACTTTAGCCCCCTTTTACTTCTTCTAGCAGAATCCTTATTGTATATTAACAATGTTATAGGTCTCAGAACAGGATTATGGGTAACTATGACAATCTGCAATGTTTTAATAGTTTTGCCAAAAGCTGCATCTCCTTGTTTTTATGGGCTTCGATATAGAGAAATATATCATTCACTGAAGCTCTTTTTCAGATTGAAGAAACACAGTCTAGTTGCACCTGTTATGTCAAATTAA